The Populus trichocarpa isolate Nisqually-1 chromosome 11, P.trichocarpa_v4.1, whole genome shotgun sequence genome has a segment encoding these proteins:
- the LOC7470929 gene encoding protein ACCELERATED CELL DEATH 6, producing the protein MDSRLYRVAKSGNVYILLQLLNENPRLLTKLTPQGNTPLHIAVQFGHKGVVVEIYNRCRSLLTRPNSSGDSPLHVAARCGHFSIVDFLVKEILSAKRISTENGKTGKFDILRQGNKENNTVLHEAVRNGNMSVVKLLLRVDTKLACFENYAGESPLFLAAREGKKDVLNQILISNPASAHGGSEGHTALHAAVIERHSDIMEILLRAKPHLITEADHHGRTALYYAASLGDRRAVERLLEFDECTAYVLDKNGHSPLHVAARNGHADVIERIIHYCPDSGELLDLNGRSVLHFAVLSGKVNVVRCVVEIAELQWLINQADNGGNTPLHLAAIERQTRILRCLIWDERVDHRARNETGQSVFDIDGSIRESCFIYRCNRIKCVLRKLIVVSNRITGKKNPPCADYKDYKLNGREKDESREIENYCYTTVSSIKLYAV; encoded by the exons ATGGATTCAAGGCTATACAGAGTTGCAAAATCAGGAAATGTTTATATTCTCCTTCAACTTCTCAATGAAAATCCAAGGCTACTTACCAAACTTACTCCACAAGGGAATACACCTCTCCATATTGCTGTGCAATTTGGACATAAAGGAGTTGTCGTTGAAATCTATAATAGATGCAGGTCTCTGCTTACAAGGCCGAATTCGAGTGGAGACAGTCCTCTACATGTTGCTGCAAGGTGTGGACACTTCTCTATTGTTGATTTTCTGGTGAAAGAAATTCTGTCTGCAAAAAGGATAAGCACTGAAAATGGAAAAACTGGCAAGTTTGACATACTGAGGCAGGGAAACAAGGAGAATAATACAGTTTTACACGAGGCTGTTAGGAACGGTAATATGAGTGTCGTAAAGTTGTTGCTCAGGGTTGATACTAAGTTGGcctgttttgaaaattatgctgGCGAGTCTCCGTTGTTTCTTGCTGCTAGAGAAGGGAAGAAGGATGTTTTGAATCAGATTCTGATATCAAATCCAGCTTCAGCTCATGGGGGATCAGAGGGCCACACTGCTTTGCACGCTGCTGTGATAGAGAGACATTCAG ATATCATGGAGATCCTTCTGAGAGCTAAACCACACCTCATCACAGAAGCTGACCATCATGGCAGGACCGCACTCTATTATGCTGCATCCCTTGGAGACCGCAGGGCGGTTGAAAGATTGCTGGAATTTGACGAGTGTACTGCATATGTATTGGATAAAAATGGCCATTCACCCCTTCATGTTGCAGCCAGGAATGGTCATGCCGATGTAATAGAAAGAATTATCCACTACTGCCCAGATTCTGGAGAGCTTCTGGACCTGAACGGGAGGAGTGTTCTTCATTTTGCCGTTCTTAGTGGAAAAGTGAATGTGGTCAGATGTGTGGTGGAAATAGCAGAGTTACAATGGCTCATAAATCAAGCAGATAATGGTGGGAACACACCTTTGCATTTGGCTGCTATTGAAAGACAAACTCGGATTCTGCGGTGCTTGATATGGGATGAAAGAGTGGACCACAGAGCCAGAAATGAAACTGGCCAATCAGTCTTTGATATTGATGGATCTATCAGAGAATCATGCTTTATATATCGTTGT AATAGAATCAAATGCGTATTGAGGAAACTTATCGTTGTATCTAATCGAATCACCGGGAAAAAGAATCCCCCATGTGCAGACTATAAAGATTATAAACTCAATGGAAGAGAAAAAGATGAGAGCAGAGAGATTGAGAATTATTGCTACACAACCGTGTCTTCTATTAAGTTGTATGCAGTATAA
- the LOC7454412 gene encoding LOW QUALITY PROTEIN: ABC transporter B family member 15 (The sequence of the model RefSeq protein was modified relative to this genomic sequence to represent the inferred CDS: substituted 1 base at 1 genomic stop codon), with product MGGKDSMFRYADGMDKLLMFFGVLGSVGEGLRHPLTMYVLSHVINDYGSSGISLSTDTVNKYSLKLLYIAIAVGLAAFVEGLCWTRTAERQTSRMRTEYLKSVLRQEVGFFDTQDAGSSTTYQVVSTISNDASAIQVAICEKIPDCLAQMSCFFFCLVFSFILSWKFTLAALPFALMFIVPGLVFGKLMMDVTMKMIEAYGVAGGIAEQAISSIRTVYSYVAENQTLDRFSRALQETIELGIKQGFAKGLMMGSMGMVYVSWAFQAWAGTYLVTEKGEKGGSIFVAGINIMMGGLSVLGALPNLTSITEATVAATRIFQMIERTPSIDLEDKKGKALSYARGEIDFQDIHFSYPSRPDTPILRGLNLRIPAGKTVGLVGGSGSGKSTVISLLQRFYEPNEGQILLDGHKINRLQLKWWRSQMGLVNQEPVLFATSIKENILFGKEGALMDDVINAAKDANAHDFITKLTDGYETQVGQFGFQLSGGQKQRIAIARALIRDPKILLLDEATSALDAQSERIVQDAIDQASKGRTTITIAHRLSTIRTANLIVVLQSGRVIESGSHDQLMQINNGRGGEYFRMVQLQQMAAQKENFNDFIYRNDGKNSFRMSPAPSPVSLRKSTPRTPVLSPFSPALSIGTPYSYSIYDPDDESFEDDLNQLNYPAPSQWRLLKMNAPEWGRGLTGCLAAIGAGAVQPINAYCAGSLMSNYFRSDKSAIKHKSNVLALIFLFIGALNFITSLLQHYNFAIMGERLTKRVREKLLAKLMTFEIGWFDDDENTSAAICARLATEASMVRSLVGDRMSLLVQTFFGSVFAYSIGLVLTWRLTLVMIAVQPLVIGSFYLRSVLMKSMAGKAQKAQMEGSQLASLGLFCSQFFNTAFITLTYWYGGRLLTEGLITSERLFQAFLILLFTAYVIAEAGSMTNDISKGGNAIRTIFAILDRKSEIDPNNSFGASNIRRKLNGQVEFNNVYFAYPTRPDQMIFKGLNLKIDAGKTVALVGPSGSGKSTIIGLIERFYDPLKGAVFIDRQDIKRYNLRMLRSHIALVSQEPTLFAGTIRENIAYGKENARESEIRKAAVVANAHEFISGMKDGYDTYCGERGVQLSGGQKQRIALARAILKDPSILLLDEATSALDSVSESLVQEALENMMVGRTCVVIAHRLSTIQKSNSIAVIKNGKVVEQGSHKELIALGSSGEYYSLTKLQSGSSSYQXSRIIWSLDCHRRKVYSFLSLDWHDF from the exons ATGGGTGGTAAAGATAGCATGTTTCGGTACGCTGATGGCATGGACAAGTTGTTGATGTTCTTTGGGGTTTTGGGCAGTGTTGGAGAAGGGTTACGACACCCTCTCACAATGTATGTTCTTAGCCATGTCATCAATGACTATGGTAGCTCTGGTATTTCTTTGTCTACTGATACTGTAAACAAG TATTCTCTCAAGCTCCTGTATATTGCAATTGCTGTTGGACTTGCTGCATTTGTTG AAGGATTGTGTTGGACGAGAACTGCTGAGAGACAGACTTCTCGGATGAGAACGGAATATTTGAAATCGGTCCTTAGACAAGAAGTTGGTTTCTTTGACACTCAAGATGCTGGTTCTTCCACAACCTATCAAGTTGTCAGCACCATCTCCAACGATGCCAGTGCTATCCAAGTAGCAATATGTGAGAAG ATACCTGACTGCCTTGCACAAATGTCATGCTTCTTCTTCTGCCTTGTGTTTTCCTTCATACTATCGTGGAAGTTTACTCTGGCAGCTCTTCCTTTTGCATTGATGTTTATTGTCCCGGGACTTGTATTCGGGAAGCTCATGATGGACGTGACAATGAAGATGATTGAAGCTTATGGAGTTGCTGGTGGGATTGCGGAACAAGCCATTTCTTCAATAAGAACTGTATACTCATATGTGGCGGAGAATCAAACACTAGACCGGTTCAGCCGAGCACTTCAAGAGACTATAGAATTAGGAATAAAGCAAGGTTTCGCAAAGGGATTGATGATGGGAAGCATGGGAATGGTTTATGTAAGTTGGGCATTTCAAGCTTGGGCTGGCACTTATTTGGTGACTGAGAAGGGAGAAAAGGGTGGTTCTATCTTTGTAGCTGGAATCAATATAATGATGGGAGGACT GAGCGTATTAGGTGCACTCCCAAATCTAACTTCCATCACAGAGGCAACAGTTGCTGCTACGCGTATTTTTCAAATGATTGAACGAACTCCAAGTATAGACTTGGAAGACAAGAAGGGGAAGGCTTTATCATATGCAAGAGGAGAAATTGATTTTCAGGACATACATTTTAGCTATCCATCAAGACCTGACACACCAATCTTGCGAGGGTTGAATCTCAGGATTCCAGCTGGGAAGACAGTTGGTCTTGTGGGAGGCAGTGGCTCCGGAAAGTCTACAGTCATTTCATTGCTTCAAAGATTTTATGAGCCCAATGAAGGACAAATTCTCTTAGATGGACACAAAATAAATAGGCTTCAGCTCAAATGGTGGAGATCCCAAATGGGTCTAGTTAATCAGGAACCAGTCCTCTTTGCCACATCTATAAAGGAGAATATATTGTTTGGGAAGGAAGGTGCCTTGATGGATGATGTGATCAATGCTGCTAAGGATGCAAATGCACATGACTTCATAACTAAGTTAACTGATGGATATGAAACACAA GTTGGCCAGTTTGGATTCCAATTATCTGGGGGGCAAAAGCAGCGTATTGCCATTGCAAGGGCTCTGATCAGAGACCCCAAAATCCTGCTTCTAGATGAGGCAACCAGTGCACTGGATGCACAGTCTGAAAGAATAGTTCAGGATGCAATTGATCAGGCATCGAAAGGAAGGACAACAATCACCATTGCGCATCGCCTCTCCACAATCAGAACAGCAAACCTGATTGTTGTTCTTCAATCAGGGAGAGTAATTGAATCAGGTTCACATGACCAGTTAATGCAAATAAATAATGGAAGAGGTGGAGAATACTTCCGGATGGTGCAGTTGCAACAGATGGCAGCacagaaagaaaattttaatgacTTCATCTATAGAAATGATGGAAAGAACTCCTTTAGGATGAGTCCTGCTCCCAGTCCGGTTAGCTTGAGAAAAAGCACTCCACGCACCCCAGTGTTAAGCCCCTTTAGCCCAGCATTGTCTATCGGCACACCTTATTCCTACTCAATCTATGATCCTGATGATGAAAGTTTCGAAGACGACTTAAACCAACTGAATTATCCGGCACCTTCTCAGTGGCGTCTGCTGAAAATGAATGCACCTGAATGGGGACGAGGCTTGACTGGATGCTTGGCTGCAATAGGTGCTGGAGCGGTTCAACCTATTAATGCTTACTGTGCAGGATCACTTATGTCAAACTACTTCCGCAGTGACAAATCTGCTATCAAACATAAATCCAACGTATtggccttgatttttttatttattggtgcTCTCAACTTCATCACCAGCCTCCTCCAACATTATAATTTTGCAATTATGGGAGAGAGGTTGACGAAAAGAGTACGCGAGAAACTGCTAGCAAAGCTGATGACTTTTGAGATAGGGtggtttgatgatgatgagaataCAAGTGCAGCAATTTGTGCAAGGCTAGCCACTGAAGCCAGCATGGTTCGCTCCCTTGTTGGGGATCGGATGTCATTGCTAGTACAAACATTCTTTGGTTCTGTCTTTGCTTATTCAATAGGACTTGTTCTAACATGGAGGCTAACCCTTGTTATGATAGCTGTGCAACCATTAGTTATTGGAAGTTTTTATTTGAGGAGTGTTTTGATGAAAAGTATGGCCGGGAAAGCACAAAAGGCACAAATGGAAGGAAGCCAACTAGCAA GTCTTGGCCTGTTTTGCTCCCAGTTTTTTAACACGGCTTTTATCACACTAACATACTGGTATGGTGGGAGGCTCCTGACGGAAGGGTTAATAACCTCAGAGCGCCTTTTCCAAGCATTTTTGATACTGCTTTTCACTGCTTATGTCATTGCAGAAGCTGGAAGCATGACTAATGATATATCCAAAGGAGGCAATGCAATTCGAACAATATTTGCAATTCTCGATAGGAAAAGTGAGATTGATCCAAACAACTCATTTGGTGCTTCGAACATCAGGAGAAAGTTAAATGGCCAAGTGGAGTTCAACAATGTCTACTTTGCTTATCCAACAAGACCAGATCAAATGATCTTCAAAGGCTTGAACCTCAAAATTGATGCAGGGAAGACAGTGGCACTGGTAGGGCCAAGTGGTTCTGGAAAATCTACTATCATTGGACTTATTGAGAGGTTTTACGATCCCTTGAAAGGAGCAGTTTTTATTGACAGACAGGACATAAAGAGATACAATTTGAGAATGCTGAGATCTCATATTGCACTAGTCAGTCAAGAACCAACACTGTTTGCTGGCACTATCCGCGAAAATATTGCCTATGGCAAAGAGAATGCAAGAGAATCTGAGATACGAAAGGCTGCAGTTGTTGCCAATGCACATGAATTCATCAg TGGAATGAAAGATGGGTATGATACCTACTGTGGAGAAAGAGGAGTTCAGCTATCAGGAGGTCAAAAACAAAGGATAGCACTTGCTCGTGCGATACTGAAGGATCCTTCAATCCTGTTGTTGGATGAGGCAACCAGTGCACTTGACAGTGTGTCAGAGAGCTTAGTTCAAGAGGCACTTGAGAACATGATGGTTGGCAGAACATGTGTAGTCATTGCTCACAGACTGTCAACAATTCAGAAATCCAACAGCATTGCGGTTATCAAGAACGGAAAGGTTGTAGAACAAGGCTCACACAAAGAACTCATAGCATTAGGTAGCAGTGGAGAATACTACTCTCTGACAAAACTACAAAGCGGAAGCTCCTCTTATCAATAAAGCAGAATCATCTGGAGTCTGGACTGCCATAGGAGGAAAGTCTACTCTTTTTTAAGTCTGGACTGGCATGATTTTTGA
- the LOC7470930 gene encoding protein NDR1 → MPDSGGGGCGRCCCNFIFTLGLTALFMWLSLRTSSPNCLLSKFYLPLDQTSNSSNLTSLEFELTLKNTNKDKGVYYDPINVTFYTPNRSHVIGNFTITKFYQGHKKSARKNGTISNIDRDVVSQAAPANGSMALFPVDLATSVRYKILMFKTKRYKIRVEANVEVIATIIKVNHKDIKLKSNADKIRSYCGQMGFFFANLLVLGLLIF, encoded by the coding sequence ATGCCTGATTCCGGTGGTGGTGGTTGCGGTAGGTGCTGTTGTAACTTCATATTCACTTTAGGGCTAACAGCTCTTTTTATGTGGCTCAGCTTGCGTACTTCATCACCCAATTGTCTACTTAGCAAATTTTACCTTCCTCTTGACCAAACCTCAAACTCTTCAAACCTTACATCCCTTGAGTTTGAACTTACACTTAAAAACACCAACAAAGACAAGGGTGTGTACTATGATCCAATAAATGTCACATTTTACACTCCAAATAGGTCCCACGTTATTGGGAATTTCACTATAACAAAGTTTTATCAGGGGCATAAAAAGAGTGCTAGAAAGAATGGCACCATATCAAATATTGACAGGGATGTGGTTTCCCAGGCAGCTCCGGCAAATGGGTCGATGGCGCTTTTCCCGGTGGATTTGGCTACTTCAGTGAGGTACAAGATTCTTATGTTCAAGACCAAGAGGTATAAGATAAGGGTGGAGGCTAATGTGGAAGTCATTGCTACCATTATTAAAGTCAACCACAAAGACATAAAGCTCAAGTCTAATGCAGATAAGATTAGGAGCTATTGTGGGcaaatgggatttttttttgctaacctTTTGGTTTTAGGTTTGCTTATTTTTTGA
- the LOC7454413 gene encoding gibberellin 2-beta-dioxygenase 8 encodes MDPPFEEKYKSLLTNTTLLSKDKDYVIMSDYEEHELPIIDLHRLTLSFSEREQCVKEIRQAAREWGFFQVVNHGIPQEILEGIQLEQRKAFHHPFSKKAEENILNLPGYTWGNPAATCLRQLSWLEVFHIPLTDISKISGEYKSLRESIEAYTATAEKLAKDLSEILAENLGVSSTFFQENCLPETSYLRMNRYPPCPFSSEVLGALPHTDSCFVNVLNQDQIGGLQLWMNGKWISVKPNPEALIINIGDLFQVASNDVYKSIRHRVLASKQAERFSLAYLYCPRKDAVIESGMKPSMYRKFTFGELTEQNARDVKETGNKGGIPRFLM; translated from the exons ATGGATCCTCCATTTGAAGAGAAATACAAATCCCTCTTAACCAATACTACTCTATTATCAAAAGACAAGGATTATGTTATAATGAGTGATTACGAGGAGCATGAGCTGCCTATCATAGATCTTCACCGTTTGACTCTCTCCTTCTCGGAGAGAGAGCAGTGTGTAAAAGAGATAAGGCAGGCTGCTCGTGAATGGGGCTTCTTTCAAGTTGTGAATCATGGGATTCCACAGGAGATTTTGGAGGGCATTCAACTCGAGCAAAGGAAGGCTTTCCATCATCCATTCAGCAAAAAGGCTGAAGAAAACATTTTGAATCTGCCTGGTTACACATGGGGTAACCCTGCAGCCACTTGTTTGAGGCAGCTCTCATGGTTAGAAGTCTTCCACATACCTCTCACAGATATTTCAAAAATCAGTGGTGAATACAAGAGTCTCAG AGAGAGCATTGAAGCTTATACAGCAACTGCTGAAAAACTGGCTAAAGACCTGTCAGAAATTCTAGCTGAGAATCTGGGTGTTTCCTCCACTTTCTTTCAAGAGAATTGTCTGCCGGAAACTAGTTATCTTCGAATGAACAGATACCCTCCATGTCCATTCTCTTCTGAGGTGTTGGGCGCGCTGCCCCATACCGATAGCTGTTTCGTCAACGTACTAAATCAAGATCAGATTGGAGGATTGCAACTATGGATGAATGGAAAATGGATTAGCGTTAAACCTAATCCAGAAGCTCTAATAATTAATATCGGTGACTTATTTCAG GTAGCGAGCAACGATGTTTACAAAAGCATAAGGCATCGGGTACTTGCCTCCAAACAAGCTGAAAGGTTTTCTTTGGCATATTTATATTGCCCCAGAAAAGATGCTGTCATAGAGAGTGGAATGAAGCCATCAATGTACAGGAAGTTCACATTCGGAGAGTTGACGGAGCAAAATGCAAGGGATGTTAAGGAAACAGGCAACAAAGGCGGGATCCCAAGGTTTCTCATGTGA